A window of Mucilaginibacter sp. PAMC 26640 contains these coding sequences:
- a CDS encoding transcriptional regulator, whose product MNIEIITKDDLRRIENLLGEIKGLIKPGQAQSKQWLKSYEVRKLLNISPGTLQNLRVNGTLRYTKIGGLLYYKLEDIEKLLEGNSK is encoded by the coding sequence ATGAACATCGAAATTATAACCAAAGATGATTTAAGGAGGATAGAGAACTTGTTAGGCGAGATCAAGGGTCTTATAAAGCCCGGTCAGGCACAAAGTAAACAATGGCTGAAAAGCTACGAAGTCAGGAAGCTGCTAAACATTTCGCCCGGCACCTTACAGAATTTAAGAGTTAACGGAACACTCCGTTATACCAAGATCGGCGGGCTGCTTTATTACAAGTTAGAAGACATTGAAAAGCTTTTGGAGGGCAACAGCAAGTGA
- a CDS encoding integrase — MSTTNNTFGVAFYLKKQKTTQAGKSPIYARITVNGKRIEISVKRSIEENNWNATKGMAKGSREEMIKLNKYLDQFKAGIIDSYQQLLLQKKFITAELLKEKVTGGDQADLTLCKLIDYHNTDQAQVLEPGTMKNYYTTQKYVKEFLKERFKTSDKYLSELTYKFITDFEYYLRNRKPEKGQKALQTNGVMKHLERFCKMVNLAVRLEWIERNPFHAYQLKFEKVERDYLTKEELARIEDKHFHIVRLQVVKDLFVFSCYTGLAYIDVFNLTPANLIEKSGKLWIMTNRQKTNEPVRVPLLPKALAIVEKYKGHPQSLAEGKVLPTLSNQKLNSYLKEIADMCDITKPLTFHIARHTFATTVTLTNGVPIETVSKLLGHSKLSTTQIYAKVVESKISDDMALLSKRLQA; from the coding sequence ATGAGTACGACAAACAACACCTTTGGCGTTGCTTTTTACCTTAAAAAGCAAAAGACCACCCAAGCGGGAAAATCACCCATTTATGCCCGTATTACTGTAAACGGCAAACGTATTGAAATCTCGGTTAAACGCTCCATTGAGGAAAATAATTGGAACGCAACTAAAGGAATGGCAAAAGGCAGCCGGGAAGAAATGATAAAACTGAATAAATACCTTGACCAATTCAAGGCTGGAATTATTGACAGTTACCAACAGCTTTTATTACAAAAGAAATTTATTACCGCAGAACTATTAAAAGAAAAAGTTACAGGGGGCGATCAGGCCGATTTAACGTTATGCAAATTGATAGACTACCATAATACCGATCAAGCCCAGGTATTAGAACCAGGAACGATGAAGAACTATTATACCACCCAAAAGTATGTCAAAGAGTTTTTAAAGGAGCGGTTTAAAACAAGTGATAAGTATTTATCGGAATTGACTTACAAGTTTATTACCGATTTTGAATATTACTTGCGTAACAGGAAGCCGGAAAAAGGACAAAAGGCATTACAGACAAATGGTGTAATGAAACATTTGGAGCGGTTTTGTAAGATGGTAAACCTTGCCGTAAGACTGGAATGGATTGAACGTAATCCATTTCATGCCTACCAGTTGAAATTTGAGAAAGTTGAACGGGATTACCTTACTAAAGAAGAATTGGCAAGGATTGAAGATAAGCATTTTCATATTGTTCGCTTACAAGTGGTAAAGGACTTGTTTGTGTTTAGCTGTTATACAGGGTTGGCTTATATAGATGTGTTCAACTTGACCCCCGCCAACCTGATTGAAAAATCCGGTAAGCTTTGGATAATGACTAACAGGCAAAAAACAAATGAGCCTGTAAGGGTGCCATTGTTGCCCAAAGCTTTAGCCATCGTGGAAAAATACAAAGGTCACCCGCAGTCATTAGCAGAGGGAAAAGTATTGCCGACACTAAGCAATCAGAAATTGAACAGCTATTTAAAGGAAATAGCCGATATGTGCGACATCACCAAACCGCTAACCTTTCATATTGCCCGGCATACATTTGCGACTACTGTAACCCTAACTAATGGTGTACCTATTGAAACCGTTAGCAAGCTGTTAGGGCACTCCAAACTTTCCACTACACAGATATATGCTAAGGTGGTAGAAAGCAAAATTAGCGACGATATGGCACTGCTAAGTAAAAGATTACAGGCTTGA
- a CDS encoding mobilization protein: MIGKIPKPGKSFGGCIEYNVLKKEAAILYADGVRIDKTAHIIADFNMQRKMNPGLGQAVGHISLSWSPEDKDKLNDEKMVSIAKEYLQRMKILDTQLLIVKHKDRAHPHIHIVYNRVNNEGKTIPDSFQHLKNIKISKELTLKHGMHIGQGKEKVNRQQLKGIDKLKYELFDTIKAVSQKVTSMAELKQELLKQGIGMQFKYKSGTSEKQGISFSKGDYKFKGSEIDRSLSYGRLSKQIEQQAQQKQAEDQRPTLAQQLKEVINREPVKEQSGHRSVIDLFGRIPIITPEPEPDPYHRKKRKGQGNDQDRSQGISR, translated from the coding sequence ATGATCGGCAAGATACCTAAACCCGGTAAGAGCTTTGGCGGCTGTATTGAGTATAACGTCCTGAAAAAAGAGGCGGCCATACTTTATGCGGATGGTGTGCGCATCGACAAGACAGCGCACATTATTGCGGACTTTAATATGCAGCGCAAAATGAACCCCGGCTTAGGTCAGGCAGTAGGCCATATTTCGTTAAGCTGGAGCCCCGAGGATAAGGACAAGTTGAACGATGAAAAAATGGTCAGTATCGCTAAGGAGTATCTGCAAAGAATGAAAATACTGGACACGCAGTTACTGATCGTTAAGCATAAAGACCGGGCGCACCCGCATATTCATATCGTTTATAACCGGGTCAACAACGAGGGCAAAACCATTCCTGATAGTTTCCAGCACCTGAAAAATATTAAGATCAGCAAAGAGCTAACCTTAAAGCATGGCATGCACATCGGGCAGGGTAAGGAAAAGGTTAACCGTCAGCAGCTAAAAGGTATTGATAAGCTGAAATATGAATTATTCGACACCATTAAAGCGGTAAGCCAAAAGGTTACCAGTATGGCAGAACTGAAACAGGAATTGTTAAAGCAGGGTATCGGTATGCAGTTCAAATACAAAAGCGGCACATCGGAGAAACAGGGCATCAGTTTCAGTAAAGGCGACTATAAGTTTAAAGGGTCAGAGATTGACCGTAGTTTAAGCTATGGCAGGTTAAGCAAGCAGATCGAGCAGCAGGCGCAGCAGAAACAGGCCGAGGATCAACGCCCAACCTTAGCGCAGCAGCTTAAGGAAGTGATAAACAGGGAGCCGGTTAAAGAGCAATCCGGCCACCGGTCCGTAATTGATTTGTTTGGCCGCATTCCAATCATTACGCCTGAACCGGAACCTGATCCCTACCACAGGAAAAAAAGAAAGGGTCAGGGTAACGATCAAGACCGAAGCCAGGGCATTAGCAGATAG